The Mercurialis annua linkage group LG8, ddMerAnnu1.2, whole genome shotgun sequence genome window below encodes:
- the LOC126661003 gene encoding uncharacterized protein LOC126661003, with amino-acid sequence MTTSLFIEDFYKEFKELELVQARIVNQEIKKPARRDNKVGTMDKSWMKHRNKFSSEYIQGVRNFLDVAKVQADCNGRIRCPCKRCNNCYFKSVTNVRRDLFQNGILEDYTTWVHHGETSQVDNTNDDIHNQVEDQHDEISEMLIDMQNSAFVENNMDQNNTSHNTSMPEKEMEKFAKLFNDAECKLYPSSKKYSKLSFLVKMMYNKIITNSSIKSFSLNLELFKDALPEGETLPKSYYEVKKLMRDLGLGYITIDACVNDCILYWKEHKDLDKCPNPNCGAPRWKLSLSKRKKIAQKILRYFPLKPRLQRLFMSKESSRDMRWHEETRQKDDTLRHPADAESWGEFDKEHDWFAKDSRNVRLGLASDGFNPFGNMSTSYSMWPVILTPYNLPPWKCMKEPYLFLSLLIPGKDSPNNNIDVYLRPLIDELNELWKDGIETFDAYANEQFRLHAALLWTINDFPAYAMLSRWSTKGKLACPICNKWNCSLSLTHGKKQCYMGHRRYLDIEHPWRRSKKFDGKPEHHLKPRELTGDDILEQTSYIPKTVRFGKPPNMKKRKRTHEELNWTKRSIFFELPYWKTLKLRHNLDVMHIEKNISENILGTLMNTEGKTKDNVKARMDLEEMGIKKELHMQQIGNKFRMSPACYTLPITERKKLCEWLKSVKLPDGFASNLSRCVNLDECKISGMKSHDYHIFLQRLLPIVAHGYLKKDIFLVLSELSYFFKDLCSKKIKKSSLKKLQDNIVLVLCKLETIYPPSFFVVMVHLSVHLPREVELGGPVHYRWMYFVERFLGTLKNLVRNRAHPEGSIAEAYIAKECLNFCSMYFREVETKHSQIERNFDGGQIFRLNEFSAFAQKARTLGVPTYGVLSDSDLEKIQWYILNNCDEIQTYLDLHIEEVKKQSPDNVQKRHQEEFPTWFKKHVVGLTLNGSLASTDHLNILGLGPDARIARYKGIIINGIRFHTIERDHHRRTQNSGVVVKGEYNSQEIDFYGVLTDIIEIEYCHNNHVYIFKCDWWNIGDKKNGLKTFGGLISVNVSKRWFGEDPFVLANQTSQAFYVQDIKNGGNWKIVQKSYPRNVYDVPENETANGDPSILNDEPYQQTELDDVHRIEQMDETNVDSLNREDVLPEEIDASSVIQRNETLQTTGTTNDSSTDEEDDTIFDYCDDDTEEEEEDEEDIHDKHEDEDENEDEDEDEDE; translated from the exons ATGACAACTAGTCTGTTTATAGAAGATTTTTATAAGGAGTTTAAAGAGTTGGAGCTAG TTCAAGCCAGAATAGTCAATCAAGAAATAAAAAAGCCTGCAAGAAGAGATAATAAG GTTGGGACAATGGATAAAAGTTGGATGAAACATAGGAATAAGTTTAGTTCTGAATATATTCAAGGAGTTCGTAACTTTTTAGATGTTGCAAAAGTTCAAGCTGACTGTAATGGAAGAATTCGATGTCCTTGCAAACGGTGTAATAATTGTTACTTTAAATCGGTAACAAATGTTCGACGAGATCTGTTTCAAAATGGCATTCTTGAAGATTATACTACATGGGTACACCATGGTGAGACTTCTCAGGTTGATAATACTAATGATGACATCCATAATCAAGTAGAAGACCAGCATGATGAAATTTCAGAAATGCTAATTGACATGCAAAATTCAGCTTTTGTAGAAAATAATATGGATCAGAACAACACCAGCCATAACACAAGTATGCCTGAAAAGGAGATGGAAAAATTTGCAAAATTGTTTAATGATGCAGAATGCAAGTTATATCCAAGCAGCAAGAAATATTCGAAGTTGTCATTTCTTGTCAAGATGATgtacaataaaataattactaaCTCTAGCATCAAGTCTTTTAGTCTAAACTTAGAATTGTTCAAGGATGCTCTTCCAGAAGGGGAAACACTTCCTAAATCTTACTATGAGGTGAAAAAGTTAATGCGTGATTTGGGTCTTGGCTATATCACCATAGATGCATGTGTGAATGATTGCATACTATATTGGAAAGAGCATAAGGATCTCGACAAATGTCCAAATCCTAATTGTGGAGCCCCTAGGTGGAAACTCAGTTtgagtaaaagaaaaaaaattgcacAAAAGATACTAAGATATTTTCCATTAAAACCTAGACTTCAACGATTATTTATGTCTAAAGAAAGCTCTAGAGATATGAGATGGCATGAAGAAACAAGACAAAAGGACGATACACTTAGGCATCCAGCTGATGCTGAGTCATGGGGGGAATTTGATAAGGAACATGATTGGTTTGCCAAAGACTCTCGTAATGTACGACTTGGACTTGCAAGTGATGGATTTAACCCATTTGGGAACATGAGCACTAGTTATAGTATGTGGCCAGTTATTTTAACACCTTATAATCTGCCTCCATGGAAGTGTATGAAGGAACCTTATTTATTCTTATCCTTGCTCATTCCAGGTAAAGATTCTCCTAACAATAATATTGATGTGTACTTGAGACCATTAATAGATGAATTGAATGAATTATGGAAAGATGGTATTGAGACATTTGATGCATATGCTAATGAGCAATTTAGATTACATGCCGCTTTGTTATGGACCATAAATGATTTTCCAGCATATGCAATGTTATCCAGATGGAGTACAAAGGGAAAATTGGCATGCCCAATTTGCAACAAGTGGAACTGTTCACTTTCTCTTACACATGGAAAGAAACAATGTTATATGGGCCATCGTAGGTACTTGGATATAGAACATCCATGGAGAAGGAGCAAAAAATTTGATGGTAAGCCTGAGCATCACCTAAAGCCAAGAGAATTAACGGGGGATGACATACTCGAACAGACATCATATATTCCAAAAACAGTAAGATTTGGAAAGCCACCTAACATGAAGAAGCGCAAGCGAACACATGAAGAATTGAATTGGACTAAAAGGAGCATATTTTTTGAGTTGCCTTATTGGAAAACTTTAAAATTGCGCCATAATTTAGATGTTATGCATATAGAAAAGAAtatttctgaaaatattttagGAACATTGATGAACACTGAGGGGAAAACAAAAGATAATGTCAAGGCTCGTATGGATTTAGAAGAAATGGGCATAAAGAAAGAGTTACATATGCAGCAAATAGGTAATAAGTTTCGAATGTCGCCTGCGTGTTATACATTGCCTATTACTGAAAGAAAAAAGTTATGTGAATGGTTGAAATCAGTTAAATTGCCTGACGGATTTGCCTCCAACCTGTCAAGATGTGTAAATCTCGATGAATGTAAAATTTCTGGAATGAAGAGTCAtgattatcatatttttttgcaACGATTGCTTCCAATTGTTGCCCATGGATATTTGAAGAAGGATATTTTTCTCGTTTTGTCAGAGTTAAGTTATTTCTTCAAGGACTTGTGttcaaagaaaattaaaaaatccagTTTAAAGAAGTTGCAAGATAATATAGTTTTAGTTTTGTGTAAGCTTGAAACTATATATCCTCCTTCATTTTTTGTGGTTATGGTACATTTATCAGTTCACTTGCCGCGTGAAGTAGAATTGGGAGGTCCAGTTCATTATCGATGGATGTACTTTGTTGAAAg ATTTTTAGgtactttaaaaaatttagtgcGTAATAGGGCTCACCCCGAGGGCTCCATTGCTgaggcttacattgctaaagaGTGTCTCAATTTTTGTTCAATGTACTTTCGTGAAGTTGAGACTAAACATAGTCAAATTGAGAGGAACTTTGATGGTGGTCAAATATTCAGACTAAATGAATTTTCAGCTTTTGCACAAAAAGCAAGGACTTTAGGAGTTCCAACATATGGTGTGCTATCTGATTCAGATTTAGAGAAAATCCAATGGTATATACTCAATAATTGTGATGAGATACAAACATATTTAGA TTTGCATATAGAGGAAGTTAAAAAACAAAGTCCTGATAATGTTCAAAAGAGACATCAAGAAGAATTTCCAACTTGGTTTAAGAAACAT GTGGTGGGCTTGACTTTGAATGGTTCATTAGCATCAACAGATCATCTAAATATATTAGGATTAGGTCCTGATGCACGTATTGCAAGATACAAAGGTATAATTATAAATGGAATAAGGTTTCACACTATTGAACGTGATCATCATCGTCGAACTCAAAACAGTGGCGTTGTAGTGAAGGGAGAATATAATTCGCAAGAAATTGATTTTTATGGTGTACTAACAGACATAATTGAGATTGAGTACTGTCATAATAACCACGTCTACATTTTTAAATGTGATTGGTGGAATATTGGTGATAAAAAGAATGGGTTGAAGACATTTGGGGGTTTAATAAGTGTTAATGTAAGTAAAAGATGGTTCGGTGAAGATCCTTTTGTATTGGCAAATCAAACATCCCAAGCATTCTACGTACAAGATATAAAAAATGGCGGCAACTGGAAAATTGTACAGAAATCATATCCTAGAAATGTCTATGATGTTCCAGAAAATGAAACGGCGAATGGTGATCCATCAATTCTTAATGACGAACCGTATCAACAAACTGAGTTAGATGATGTTCATAGAATTGAACAAATGGATGAGACCAATGTAGACTCCTTGAATCGAGAAGATGTACTTCCCGAAGAGATTGATGCTAGCAGTGTGATTCAAAGAAATGAGACATTACAAACTACTGGAACCACTAATGATAGTTCTACAGATGAAGAGGATGATACTATTTTTGATTACTGTGATGACGATacggaagaagaagaagaagatgaagaagatatTCATGACAAACATGAAGATGAGGATGAGAATGAGGATGAGGATGAGGATGAGGATGAATAA
- the LOC126659525 gene encoding uncharacterized protein LOC126659525 yields MSNQQCLGVQLVQLNRDASAAGAACRVTTQRKNVEIGSVGAVGKSDPSRVKKYFIQEFLDKEQEDTDEDLDFRALENGFVFSKACDKVMVSYKRTNISWMSSI; encoded by the exons ATGTCTAATCAACAATGTCTTGGCGTCCAGCTTGTGCAGCTCAACCGAGATGCCTCTGCTGCT GGTGCAGCTTGCCGTGTGACAACACAAAGAAAAAACGTGGAGATTGGGTCAGTTGGGGCTGTGGGAAAATCTGATCCCAGTCGGGTGAAGAAGTACTTCATTCAAGAG TTTCTGGACAAGGAACAAGAAGATACCGACGAGGATTTGGATTTTAGAGCACTTGAAAATGGATTT GTATTTTCTAAAGCGTGTGATAAAGTTATGGTCAGCTATAAAAGAACTAACATCAGTTGGATGTCTTCCATATAA
- the LOC126661004 gene encoding uncharacterized protein LOC126661004, whose amino-acid sequence MHAQVQLNSRGSSSQRTRSKSSPIYIKPRTITKEVLSRVSSPSQITTNNVDVLSQKSPASIETSNLTETTLSLDQDQNLSAVPNDSTTSRSTTHDASPIKKRGRGVTTGFEVKKRAKEGTKIGGIIIKKGVHLPVGPAEKIFKMEIGVLTRKYAPKGVFYWTDVTDADKQPILVKLAGEFDIDIEDPHTKKVIDKIMSRRFTSFKHRCHMHYKKFKTFDEASKHPLDNIKSENWITFCKHFEDEKFKAQSVANRGNRGMMQVPHTSGSKSYCQRLYEMVYVFGFYVA is encoded by the exons ATGCACGCACAAGTTCAATTAAACTCAAGAGGGTCATCAAGTCAGAGAACTAGGAGCAAGTCGTCGCCGATTTATATTAAGCCAAGGACAATAACTAAAGAag TTTTAAGTAGAGTTTCTTCACCGTCGCAAATAACAACAAATAATGTTGATGTACTCTCTCAAAAATCACCTGCTTCAATTGAGACCAGTAATTTAACTGAAACAACTCTCAGTTTAGATCAAGATCAAAATTTATCAGCTGTACCGAATGATTCCACTACAAGTAGATCAACAACTCATGATG CTTCTCCAATAAAAAAGAGAGGTCGTGGTGTAACTACtggatttgaagttaaaaaGAGAGCAAAAGAAGGTACTAAAATAGGtggaattattataaaaaaaggaGTGCATCTGCCAGTTGGTCCAGCGGAAAAAATCTTTAAGATGGAGATTGGTGTTCTTACTCGCAAATATGCACCAAAAGGAGTTTTTTATTGGACTGATGTGACTGATGCGGATAAGCAGCCTATATTAGTAAAACTTGCA GGTGAGTTTGATATAGACATTGAAGATCCTCATACAAAAAAGGTTATTGACAAAATCATGTCAAGACGCTTTACTAGTTTCAAACATCGATGTCATATGCATTATAAGAAGTTTAAGACTTTTGATGAAGCAAGTAAACACCCTCTTGACAATATCAAATCTGAAAATTGGATCACGTTTTGTAAGCATTTCGAAGATGAAAAGTTCAAG GCTCAAAGTGTCGCAAACCGAGGCAACAGAGGCATGATGCAGGTTCCACATACTTCAGGTTCAAAGTCGTATTGCCAACGCTTGTATGAAATGGTATATGTGTTTGGTTTTTATGTTGCATAA
- the LOC130014994 gene encoding uncharacterized protein LOC130014994, whose protein sequence is MKLYFDTHHKNGIWIHLQAQENYEQMKAMWEKAIFDGDGITGREILENVLKPKSGYIRGLGYGVKPKKLREVELEALLQAEKTESQARNDELTKQIESQQTVINRLQESFDELMFRMDELKHQQEGGNNSSPE, encoded by the exons atgaaattgtaTTTTGATACACATCATAAAAATGGTATTTGGATTCACTTACAAGCTCAAGAAAACTAT gaGCAAATGAAAGCTATGTGGGAGAAGGCAATATTTGATGGTGATGGAATAACTGGACGCGAGATCCTTGAAAACGTGCTGAAGCCAAAATCAGGTTATATTCGCGGGCTTGGATACGGTGTGAAGCCGAAAAAATTAAGAGAAGTCGAACTTGAAGCTCTTTTACAAGCTGAAAAGACTGAATCTCAAGCAAGAAACGATGAGCTAACAAAGCAAATAGAAAGCCAACAAACGGTAATTAATCGTTTACAAGAGTCTTTTGATGAATTAATGTTTAGAATGGACGAGTTAAAACATCAACAAGAAGGGGGCAACAATTCATCACCTGAATAG